The sequence GAAAAAACATTGTAAACTATTATTACTGAATGCCCGTATTTCTGATAAATCATTTGCATCATGGAAAAAAATCAGTACATTTTTTAGGTCAATTACCTGTAACTTTAGTAAAATTATTGTTCAAAGTAACACCGATTTTCAGAAATTTACGCAACTTGGTGAGACCAATATAGAAAATTTAGGCAACATCAAATTTGCCAACAAAAAATTGCCTGTAAATGAACAAGAATTAACAATTTTAGCACAACATATAAGTACTAAAAGAATCATCGTATTTGCCAGCACCCATCTGGAAGATGAAACAGTATTACTTAATGTTATAAAACCAATAAAACAACGATATCCAAATTGCTATTTTATTCTAATTCCACGCCATCCTGAACGTAAAAATGATATAGGAAAAGCGTGTACTCAATTAAATTTAACCTATAGTATTAAGTCTGAACAAAATATACCTATTTTAACTGATGATCTTTACATCGTTGATAAATTTGGAGAACTAGGGCTATTTTTTAGCGTAGCTTATATCTCATTTGTTGGCGGCTCATTTAAACAAGGTGGACATAACGCACTTGAACCAGCATATTTTGCCAATTATATTATATTTGGACCAGATATGAGCAATTCTGCTAATATTGCTAATGAAATGCTTGTTAATAAAGCTGCTATTCAAATTCAAAACGAAAAAGATTTGTTGAATAAAATGGAATATCTTCTATCTGAAGCTGCTATCGAGGAAGCTAAAATTTATCAGACTAATGCCCTAGAATTTGTTAATAAAAACCAACAAATTTTAGGTAATTATTTAGCTGTTATAGAAAAATATTTATTAGTGGAGTAACTAATTGATGTTATACTCAAATGATTTGAAGCGACAACATATGAATTCAACTCATGTTGT comes from Candidatus Tisiphia endosymbiont of Nemotelus nigrinus and encodes:
- the waaA gene encoding lipid IV(A) 3-deoxy-D-manno-octulosonic acid transferase, with the translated sequence MIYLYHVLSFLFLPLYVLLLLWRVIVGKEEIKNIGERFAIGHTHTKRNETLVWIHAASVGESMIALTLVENINNLWLKRTMPKTTLKFLVTSGTKSSAKILQQKLPINAIHQLIPIDNIIFVKKFLRNWQPSLGIFIESELWPCLISEGKKHCKLLLLNARISDKSFASWKKISTFFRSITCNFSKIIVQSNTDFQKFTQLGETNIENLGNIKFANKKLPVNEQELTILAQHISTKRIIVFASTHLEDETVLLNVIKPIKQRYPNCYFILIPRHPERKNDIGKACTQLNLTYSIKSEQNIPILTDDLYIVDKFGELGLFFSVAYISFVGGSFKQGGHNALEPAYFANYIIFGPDMSNSANIANEMLVNKAAIQIQNEKDLLNKMEYLLSEAAIEEAKIYQTNALEFVNKNQQILGNYLAVIEKYLLVE